The following coding sequences lie in one Miscanthus floridulus cultivar M001 chromosome 9, ASM1932011v1, whole genome shotgun sequence genomic window:
- the LOC136480144 gene encoding uncharacterized protein: MAAYCQDVCQLEGKFDGLDLNHIPRCFNKAADALVKTASDQEPVPTGAFTSDQYKPSDCYEEPEQAGDGPPTIGLGANQPLAPSVPKVMELDEDPATKPDPLAD; this comes from the coding sequence atggctgcatattgccaaGATGTCTGCCAGCTAGAGGGCAAGTTTGACGGTCTTGATCTCAATCATATCCCAAGGTGTTTCAACAAGGCAGCTGACGCACTGGTGAAAACAGCGTCTGACCAAGAGCCGGTGCCGACGGGCGCCTTCaccagcgatcagtacaagccctcggactgctatgaggagccagaacaagCTGGTGATGGGCCACCCACCATAGGCTTaggggctaaccagccattggctcCATCTgtccccaaagtcatggagcttgacgaagaTCCAGCGACAAAGCCCGACCCTCTGGCtgactag